From Spirosoma aerolatum, one genomic window encodes:
- a CDS encoding site-specific integrase — MKTVSDQDIKFLLKETRSERPTLINLVFRYNNGRFKTSTGLTIEPFQWDAERQRAFTNQKSRVAREPFETINAQLERYRSALKTVLSRLQLAKIPFTNELIKQQLDSELGRQKKTRAEPKLTEKETFTEYILRFVGLAQSGLRLNARSTRYSEFTLKGYIKLKRLLEQYRAETGASVDYDAFSLDFYHAFKLWLTSRGLTLNYVGSLMKDLKVLLKQAHADGLHHNLIYQHKDFKKFSEEVDSVYLNDEELTRIYQLDLSSTPGLDRARDLFLIGCYTGLRFSDFSQLRPENITNNGRILTRKTLKTSERVSIPLNSKVVAILAKYGGISPKPITNQRLNDHLKELCKRAGLTDRVEVSKTRGGTSETRYPEKWDLVGTHTARRSFATNAYLAKVPPVSIMKITGHRSEKMLLKYIKISSEQNALLMLEHSHFQ; from the coding sequence ATGAAAACTGTTTCCGATCAGGATATAAAATTCCTGCTCAAAGAGACCCGCTCGGAGCGTCCAACCCTTATTAACCTCGTCTTTCGCTACAATAACGGCCGGTTTAAGACTTCCACGGGTTTAACGATCGAGCCGTTTCAATGGGATGCGGAGCGGCAACGGGCGTTTACCAATCAAAAATCTAGGGTAGCCCGTGAACCCTTCGAAACGATCAATGCCCAGCTCGAACGCTACCGATCGGCTTTAAAGACTGTGCTGAGCCGCTTACAACTGGCTAAGATTCCCTTTACTAATGAGCTGATCAAACAGCAACTCGATTCCGAGCTTGGCCGCCAAAAGAAAACCAGGGCTGAACCGAAGCTTACAGAAAAAGAAACGTTCACAGAATACATTTTGCGGTTTGTAGGCCTGGCTCAATCAGGCCTTCGACTCAATGCTCGTAGCACTCGTTATTCGGAGTTTACGCTAAAAGGCTATATCAAACTCAAACGATTACTAGAGCAGTACAGGGCTGAAACAGGAGCCTCTGTCGACTACGATGCCTTCAGCCTGGATTTTTATCATGCGTTTAAACTGTGGCTAACATCAAGAGGGCTCACGCTTAATTACGTGGGTTCGCTGATGAAGGACTTAAAAGTCCTCTTGAAACAGGCTCATGCCGATGGGCTGCACCATAACCTGATCTACCAGCACAAGGATTTTAAAAAGTTTTCAGAGGAGGTCGACAGCGTGTATCTGAACGATGAGGAGCTAACGCGTATATATCAACTTGACTTGTCTTCAACGCCAGGTTTGGATCGGGCCCGGGATCTGTTTCTGATTGGTTGCTATACCGGCCTTCGGTTTTCGGATTTCAGTCAGCTACGACCGGAGAATATTACCAATAATGGTCGCATTTTGACGCGAAAGACACTGAAAACCTCCGAGCGGGTTTCTATACCCCTTAACTCTAAAGTAGTCGCTATCCTGGCTAAATACGGCGGCATTTCCCCGAAGCCGATTACCAACCAGCGGCTGAATGATCATCTTAAAGAACTATGCAAACGGGCGGGACTAACCGATAGGGTAGAGGTAAGTAAGACGCGGGGAGGTACTAGCGAAACCCGGTATCCCGAGAAATGGGATTTGGTCGGGACCCATACGGCTCGCAGATCATTTGCTACGAATGCGTATCTGGCTAAAGTACCTCCTGTTTCGATTATGAAGATTACGGGGCATCGATCGGAGAAAATGTTGCTGAAGTACATCAAAATCTCATCGGAGCAGAATGCGCTACTGATGCTGGAGCATAGCCATTTTCAATAA
- a CDS encoding response regulator, which yields MKTKILLVDDEDDLEILFKQLFRRQIQTKQYEFFYVRDGQEALSVIEQYPDIDVVLSDIHMPGMDGLTLLTKLSNSHPMIRTVMVTAFGDMNNIRTAMNLGAFDFITKPVNYKDLLATLEKTIRHVNQLRETAELKAVDEMKTRFFANITHELRAPLTLIVSPVDQLLESSDLPAPYQKQLSSVRRNALQLLRLINQLLDINKLEAQQMDLVNEVGDLPSFVGQIVELFRPSTDIKQLALTYQTDMPPGNYLFDAGKWEKILFNLLSNAIKFTETGEISISLNQTSQSAQLTISDTGIGIPADKLPYIFNRFYQADSSRTKSYEGTGIGLALVNNLIARMGGTINVRSCVEGGEGLSGTEFRIELPVQQTSGYQEALQLVAPTAKIDLLHAVNQDVTSLHGERSPLILVVEDNTELREFMVAELATTYRIRSAANGYEGWLLAQEELPDVIIADLLMPRMDGYSLIEQVRNDPATDHIAIILLTASVESDSRRKGFEYGADEYVTKPFNVGELRLRLRNLLNRQQKLRDQYRQQFAQANPVAPLATVQDQFLRRLYQLIEDRLDDSSLTVEWLATQLAVSQKTLYLKVQSLIQLSPNEVIRQYRLRKAIDLLKAGHNASETAYLVGFESPSYFARVFKDFYQQTPTSYLRN from the coding sequence ATGAAAACCAAAATTCTATTGGTCGATGACGAAGATGATCTGGAAATCCTATTTAAGCAGCTTTTCCGGCGACAAATTCAAACCAAGCAGTATGAATTTTTTTATGTTCGTGATGGACAGGAAGCATTGTCTGTTATCGAGCAATACCCCGACATTGATGTTGTCTTAAGTGATATTCATATGCCGGGAATGGATGGACTGACGCTCCTGACAAAGCTCTCCAATAGCCATCCAATGATCCGGACCGTGATGGTAACGGCGTTTGGCGATATGAATAACATTCGAACGGCGATGAACCTAGGGGCTTTTGACTTTATTACCAAGCCAGTCAACTATAAAGACCTGCTAGCAACCCTGGAAAAGACGATTCGGCATGTTAATCAGTTGCGGGAAACGGCCGAGTTGAAAGCCGTTGACGAAATGAAGACCCGTTTTTTTGCCAACATCACCCATGAACTTCGGGCGCCCCTTACGCTCATTGTCTCACCAGTAGACCAGCTACTAGAATCATCAGACCTACCGGCTCCTTATCAGAAGCAGTTGTCATCAGTTCGGCGAAATGCCTTACAGTTACTCAGGCTCATTAACCAGTTATTAGACATTAATAAACTGGAAGCCCAGCAAATGGATCTAGTGAATGAAGTAGGAGACTTACCCAGTTTTGTCGGTCAAATTGTGGAGTTGTTTCGTCCATCGACCGATATTAAACAATTGGCACTGACCTACCAGACAGACATGCCACCGGGTAATTATCTGTTCGATGCCGGTAAATGGGAAAAAATCCTCTTCAATTTGCTATCGAACGCCATTAAGTTTACAGAAACGGGGGAGATTAGTATTAGCCTCAACCAGACCTCCCAGTCGGCTCAATTAACCATCAGCGATACAGGCATTGGTATTCCGGCCGATAAACTACCCTATATCTTTAACCGCTTCTACCAGGCCGATAGCTCGCGAACCAAGTCCTACGAGGGAACTGGTATTGGGTTAGCCCTGGTCAATAATCTGATCGCGCGGATGGGTGGTACAATCAACGTTCGAAGTTGTGTAGAAGGGGGCGAAGGACTCTCAGGAACCGAGTTCAGGATAGAGCTACCGGTTCAGCAAACCAGTGGTTATCAGGAGGCCCTACAACTAGTAGCACCCACAGCAAAAATTGACCTACTCCATGCCGTAAATCAGGATGTTACCTCTCTGCATGGAGAGCGCTCACCGTTAATTCTGGTCGTTGAGGATAATACAGAGCTGCGCGAGTTTATGGTGGCCGAACTGGCCACTACCTATCGAATTCGTTCGGCGGCCAATGGCTATGAAGGGTGGCTACTGGCGCAAGAAGAGCTACCCGATGTAATAATAGCCGATTTGCTGATGCCTCGAATGGATGGCTACTCGCTCATCGAACAGGTACGAAATGATCCGGCAACCGATCATATCGCTATCATCCTGCTAACAGCCAGTGTTGAATCCGATAGCCGACGGAAAGGCTTTGAATATGGTGCTGATGAGTACGTAACCAAGCCATTCAATGTTGGCGAGCTACGGCTACGCCTACGTAATTTACTGAACCGTCAACAAAAACTGCGGGATCAATATCGGCAGCAGTTTGCTCAGGCTAACCCAGTAGCTCCCTTGGCAACGGTGCAGGATCAATTTCTTCGCCGGTTATACCAACTCATTGAGGATCGCCTAGATGATTCTTCGCTGACTGTTGAATGGTTAGCCACTCAACTAGCCGTTAGTCAAAAGACGCTTTACCTGAAAGTACAGTCGCTCATACAACTTTCTCCCAATGAAGTCATTCGACAGTATCGACTTCGCAAAGCGATTGATTTACTCAAAGCAGGTCACAACGCATCCGAAACCGCCTATCTGGTGGGCTTTGAGTCACCCTCTTATTTCGCAAGGGTTTTTAAGGATTTTTATCAGCAAACCCCAACAAGTTATCTGAGAAATTGA
- a CDS encoding PH domain-containing protein: protein MKTYPSKVGLELAIPLAGLFVGLGSLMAYKGLWAGVGIILVVSLLILHLFMTTRYKLDKNTLNIQSDFFFHKQVPVASIKKIIETRSPLSSPALSLDRLEVVYNRFDSVLISPTDKMSFIAELLHQKPDIEVQLKRTRAEGRA, encoded by the coding sequence ATGAAAACGTATCCATCAAAAGTAGGACTTGAACTAGCTATTCCTTTAGCTGGCTTATTTGTTGGTTTGGGTAGCTTGATGGCCTACAAAGGGCTTTGGGCAGGAGTAGGTATTATTTTGGTGGTGTCACTGCTGATCCTGCACTTGTTTATGACGACACGCTATAAACTGGACAAAAACACCCTCAACATTCAATCCGACTTTTTCTTTCATAAACAGGTGCCCGTTGCTTCCATCAAAAAAATCATCGAAACCCGAAGCCCCCTTAGTTCCCCCGCTCTTTCGCTGGATCGACTTGAAGTAGTTTATAATCGCTTCGATAGTGTGCTCATCTCTCCTACTGACAAGATGAGCTTCATCGCTGAACTTCTCCATCAAAAGCCGGACATTGAGGTTCAGCTAAAAAGAACACGCGCTGAAGGAAGAGCTTAG
- a CDS encoding GreA/GreB family elongation factor has protein sequence MSSAFLKNETADAPVVIPARAPLPPGTPNYVTPKGLELLRTELIELETERAHWQAAIGDDEKERSRQLALLNGRIANLNQRISSAKVVDSQQQDSIRFGATVVLRTQMGKLAGMERRLTIVGVDQANASQGLIAFTAPLARAIQGKRLGDTVVWPAGAGQQLLEIVGITYEMA, from the coding sequence ATGAGCAGTGCTTTTTTGAAAAATGAAACGGCGGATGCGCCTGTTGTTATTCCGGCACGCGCCCCTTTACCTCCCGGTACGCCCAATTATGTTACGCCCAAAGGTCTTGAGCTACTGCGCACTGAACTGATTGAGTTGGAAACCGAGCGCGCCCATTGGCAAGCGGCTATCGGCGATGATGAAAAAGAGCGTAGCCGCCAACTGGCCTTACTCAATGGGCGTATCGCCAATCTAAATCAGCGTATTTCTAGTGCTAAAGTAGTCGACTCTCAGCAGCAGGACAGCATTCGCTTTGGGGCTACAGTTGTTCTAAGAACCCAAATGGGAAAATTAGCGGGGATGGAACGGCGCTTGACCATTGTAGGCGTTGATCAAGCCAATGCTAGCCAGGGACTAATTGCCTTCACGGCTCCTCTGGCACGCGCCATACAGGGAAAACGACTTGGTGACACGGTGGTATGGCCGGCTGGAGCTGGTCAGCAACTACTAGAAATTGTAGGTATCACCTACGAAATGGCCTGA
- a CDS encoding S66 family peptidase: MSFVKPKALKPGDKVATISLSWGGAGELPERYQQGKRQLQATFGVEVVETTHALKSAQWIYQNPQARAQDLMEAFADPSIKAIISMIGGDDSCRILPYVDVEIIRQNPKIFLGFSDSTITHFLCLKAGLSSFYGTSLLVGFAENGGMHPYQIADINRTLFSGEVIGQVTPNEMGWTSELLDWSDLSLQNRKRKLEANPGWNFLQGQTSVQGRLMGGCMEVLEMLKGTPFWPDQERWTNSILFFETSEARPAPDSFRWWLRNYAQQGILTRANGIILGRPDNNAYVKEYNDELLKVLHEEDLPTMPVITEMDFGHTCPVFSLPYGAMAQIDCSSKTFSILESGVEE, from the coding sequence ATGAGCTTCGTTAAACCAAAGGCCTTGAAACCCGGCGATAAAGTCGCCACCATTTCCCTTTCCTGGGGAGGAGCAGGCGAGCTACCCGAGCGCTATCAACAAGGAAAGCGACAGTTACAAGCTACATTTGGGGTAGAGGTTGTTGAAACTACACATGCCTTAAAATCGGCTCAGTGGATCTACCAAAACCCGCAAGCACGAGCCCAGGATTTAATGGAAGCCTTTGCCGATCCATCCATAAAAGCCATTATTTCTATGATTGGTGGAGACGACAGTTGTCGTATCTTACCCTATGTTGATGTCGAGATTATTCGACAAAATCCGAAAATATTTCTGGGCTTTTCCGATAGCACCATCACGCATTTTCTTTGTTTAAAAGCGGGGCTATCCTCCTTTTATGGTACGTCCTTACTGGTTGGTTTTGCCGAAAACGGGGGTATGCATCCCTATCAGATTGCCGATATTAACCGAACGCTGTTTTCAGGGGAGGTGATTGGCCAGGTAACACCCAATGAGATGGGGTGGACATCGGAACTGCTGGACTGGTCAGATTTGTCCTTACAAAACAGAAAACGCAAGTTAGAAGCTAATCCTGGGTGGAATTTTCTGCAAGGTCAGACAAGCGTGCAGGGCCGGTTGATGGGAGGCTGTATGGAGGTATTAGAAATGCTAAAAGGCACACCATTCTGGCCCGACCAAGAACGGTGGACCAACTCGATTTTATTTTTTGAAACCTCCGAGGCTAGGCCAGCCCCTGACTCTTTTCGGTGGTGGCTACGGAATTATGCTCAGCAAGGTATCTTGACCAGGGCGAATGGCATTATTTTGGGTAGGCCTGATAACAACGCTTACGTAAAGGAATATAATGATGAACTACTCAAGGTGCTCCACGAAGAGGATTTACCGACTATGCCTGTTATCACGGAAATGGACTTTGGCCATACCTGCCCAGTTTTTAGCCTCCCTTACGGGGCCATGGCTCAAATTGACTGTAGCTCGAAAACGTTTAGTATCCTAGAAAGCGGTGTTGAAGAGTAA
- a CDS encoding heparinase II/III domain-containing protein, which produces MKASVPVLLIWILLCPLLLLAQPDSISLGVTLSDHPRLLLPKAEEQLLLKAIQSDSTLARIHQGLIAQCDSLVPIRRTALSALRVERFQDRDVREALRRLFVLSYGWRLTGKETYFQRAKSELWHTLILAQWNRERLDVVAQITVATSLAFDWLYPNLTPKERIFVQKTIAEKGLQAIMAPSDSSWTPPTDTQKQMANTALAYGALAIYESKLLLAHACLNQAIRSTDQLLALYAPHGAYPYGYSAWSDATNFTALLISALQKEFKTDFGLLKPTGFVNTSAYGLQMRAPSGRCFNYGESSLAAPVQPSLFWLARLPNTHEFGAWERNWFSNQPVASWQHEALLPAILLWSYDQTWTKPLQPPTKVWFDNGAMPVASLRSSWSDPQPLFIGLKAGSPSLRGAHMDVGSFIIEAQGERWGIDLGYQNTDSLVLAGTNMHDTGPNAARWLVFRNSNMAHSTLTANYLPQSTSGYASIISSSDQPSFLNAVTDLKELYPDLLVSAKRGVAIIDNQYLLVQDEVETGEKETILRWAMVTAAQIQVIDDQQIVLQQSGKQLGLVVDSSVKVKMQTWSTGPRYEYDSTNAGTLLIGFEVKVPPHTKQSWRVRLLPGTNGLGAPSSIIPLSDWPHN; this is translated from the coding sequence ATGAAAGCCTCCGTCCCTGTATTGTTGATTTGGATTCTCCTGTGTCCCTTGTTGCTGCTGGCTCAACCCGATTCGATTAGTTTGGGGGTCACTTTATCAGACCATCCCCGATTATTACTGCCTAAAGCAGAAGAACAACTTCTTTTGAAGGCTATTCAGTCCGATTCAACGCTGGCTCGTATTCATCAGGGCCTCATCGCCCAATGTGATAGTTTAGTGCCAATCCGACGGACGGCCTTAAGCGCCTTACGAGTGGAACGCTTCCAAGATCGGGATGTCCGGGAGGCTTTACGACGGTTGTTTGTCTTGTCGTATGGCTGGCGATTAACCGGTAAAGAGACTTACTTCCAGCGGGCAAAAAGTGAACTCTGGCATACGCTAATTCTCGCTCAGTGGAATCGAGAACGGCTGGATGTTGTGGCCCAAATTACAGTGGCTACTTCGCTGGCCTTTGATTGGCTATACCCCAACTTAACCCCTAAGGAGCGAATCTTCGTGCAAAAAACCATTGCCGAAAAAGGGCTACAAGCTATCATGGCTCCCAGTGATAGCAGTTGGACACCACCCACCGATACCCAAAAGCAGATGGCCAATACCGCTCTTGCCTACGGAGCGTTAGCCATTTACGAGTCAAAGCTATTATTGGCTCACGCTTGTTTAAATCAAGCCATTCGCTCTACTGATCAATTATTGGCTCTCTACGCACCCCATGGAGCTTATCCGTATGGCTACTCCGCCTGGAGTGATGCAACCAACTTTACAGCTCTATTGATTAGTGCCTTGCAGAAGGAGTTTAAAACGGACTTCGGTTTATTGAAACCGACCGGCTTTGTCAACACCAGTGCGTATGGTTTACAGATGCGAGCTCCCTCGGGTCGTTGTTTCAATTATGGAGAATCCTCCCTGGCGGCTCCCGTTCAACCCAGTTTGTTTTGGCTAGCTCGGCTTCCAAACACGCATGAGTTTGGCGCTTGGGAACGTAATTGGTTCTCCAATCAGCCAGTGGCCAGCTGGCAGCATGAAGCATTACTACCGGCTATTCTACTTTGGAGCTATGATCAGACTTGGACCAAACCCCTGCAGCCACCTACTAAGGTCTGGTTTGATAACGGTGCGATGCCCGTAGCCTCCCTTCGTAGCTCCTGGAGTGACCCACAGCCCCTGTTTATCGGCTTGAAAGCAGGAAGCCCTTCACTTCGGGGCGCTCATATGGATGTGGGCTCTTTTATCATCGAGGCTCAAGGCGAGCGTTGGGGGATCGATTTAGGCTATCAAAATACAGATTCGCTGGTACTAGCTGGAACCAACATGCATGATACGGGACCTAATGCCGCTCGTTGGCTGGTCTTTCGTAATTCGAATATGGCCCATAGCACCCTGACGGCTAATTATCTCCCTCAATCGACTAGTGGCTATGCGTCGATTATCAGTTCTTCGGATCAACCGTCATTCCTGAATGCCGTTACTGATTTGAAAGAACTGTATCCCGACTTGTTAGTAAGTGCGAAGCGAGGAGTAGCCATTATCGATAATCAGTATTTGCTGGTTCAGGATGAGGTGGAAACGGGCGAAAAGGAAACGATATTACGTTGGGCCATGGTAACGGCGGCTCAGATACAGGTGATTGATGATCAGCAGATAGTGTTACAGCAATCGGGCAAACAGTTAGGTTTAGTCGTTGATTCTTCCGTTAAGGTGAAGATGCAAACCTGGTCAACGGGGCCTCGCTATGAATATGATTCAACCAATGCCGGCACCTTGCTGATTGGTTTTGAGGTGAAAGTTCCTCCTCACACCAAACAATCCTGGCGGGTCAGGCTACTTCCTGGTACTAATGGGTTAGGAGCTCCCTCAAGTATTATCCCTCTATCTGATTGGCCCCATAACTAA
- a CDS encoding winged helix-turn-helix transcriptional regulator has product MTTIECDSEDKTERVLALKDAIELLSGKWKFCILLNLYHGGPMRFKDLQETSLGITPKVLSKELQELEENLLVTRTVNPTKPVTVSYALTMHAIEIRPVLEALIDFGLKHRRQIIGMSESVRTN; this is encoded by the coding sequence ATGACAACCATTGAATGTGATTCTGAAGATAAGACTGAGCGGGTTCTGGCGCTAAAGGATGCTATTGAGCTGCTCAGTGGGAAATGGAAATTTTGCATCCTGCTGAATTTATATCATGGCGGCCCCATGCGGTTCAAAGACTTGCAGGAAACTTCTCTGGGCATAACGCCTAAAGTACTTTCTAAGGAATTACAGGAATTGGAAGAAAACCTATTGGTTACTCGTACGGTCAATCCGACCAAACCGGTTACGGTCTCCTACGCACTGACTATGCATGCCATTGAGATACGCCCCGTTCTGGAGGCCCTGATTGACTTTGGCTTGAAACATCGCCGGCAAATTATAGGTATGAGCGAGTCGGTAAGAACAAACTGA
- a CDS encoding helix-turn-helix domain-containing protein, translating into MYGTQILIHLTPEQLGDLVEQRIAKALASYTPPLPEGSDLPELLTRKQTAQKLQVSLTTLHFWAKDTDERPAILVPVKANKQVRYRRADVLAVLKESRRFKSSK; encoded by the coding sequence ATGTACGGCACACAAATTCTTATTCACCTCACCCCCGAGCAATTAGGCGATCTGGTCGAACAACGGATAGCCAAAGCGCTGGCCAGCTATACGCCACCACTCCCCGAAGGTTCCGATCTCCCCGAACTGCTGACCCGCAAGCAGACGGCTCAAAAATTACAAGTTTCGTTAACCACGCTGCATTTCTGGGCTAAAGATACCGATGAGAGACCCGCTATTCTAGTTCCGGTTAAAGCGAATAAACAGGTTCGCTACCGCCGGGCGGATGTACTGGCTGTACTCAAGGAGTCACGTCGCTTCAAATCCAGTAAATAA
- a CDS encoding helix-turn-helix domain-containing protein → MIECTERYLLRKLGSIRRNVQPVDRIARLLLHQPTPFSLDWLANQANLSSRQFERKFKERMGIGPKLFSRIGRFYQAFTDKNLHPEHDWLTVAIQYGYSDYYHLAKDFRQFSNVTPNLILQQYAQRPELIVDLL, encoded by the coding sequence ATGATAGAATGCACGGAACGTTATTTACTCAGAAAGCTAGGTTCCATCCGCCGTAATGTACAACCCGTTGATCGGATTGCCCGGCTGCTGCTCCACCAACCCACCCCATTTTCGTTGGATTGGTTAGCCAATCAGGCGAATCTAAGTTCTCGCCAGTTTGAACGAAAATTCAAGGAGCGTATGGGGATTGGCCCCAAATTGTTTAGCCGAATTGGTCGATTTTATCAGGCATTTACCGACAAAAACCTACATCCTGAGCATGACTGGCTGACAGTGGCTATTCAGTATGGTTATTCTGATTACTACCATCTGGCGAAGGATTTCCGACAGTTTAGTAACGTTACGCCCAATCTCATCCTTCAGCAGTATGCCCAACGCCCAGAACTCATTGTAGATCTGTTATAG
- a CDS encoding SDR family oxidoreductase: MEKTIFITGASAGIGKATAKLFASKGWYVIATMRKPEKETELNQIAGITLLALDVTDLEQINETTQKALAMSPVDVVFNNAGYSVLGALEATTDQQLVAQMETNFLGTVRVTKAFIPSFRERGTGLFINTTSSAGLMAFPMSSMYDASKWALEGWAESLSYELGQFGIGIKNIEPGMVATDMGERTILPSHPAYDDLARKFFAAISNSHYSTAEQIAEVVYEAATDGTDRLRYVCGDDANTMYTQRLAGGDEAFRKGIRQLMMAD; this comes from the coding sequence ATGGAAAAGACAATCTTTATAACAGGTGCATCAGCAGGCATTGGCAAAGCAACCGCCAAACTCTTCGCTTCAAAGGGCTGGTATGTAATCGCTACTATGCGTAAGCCAGAAAAAGAGACTGAGCTTAATCAGATCGCAGGAATTACTCTACTGGCTTTGGATGTGACTGACTTAGAGCAGATCAATGAAACCACGCAAAAAGCGCTGGCGATGAGCCCAGTCGACGTCGTGTTTAACAACGCCGGATACAGTGTACTTGGTGCCCTGGAGGCCACCACTGATCAACAATTGGTGGCCCAGATGGAGACCAATTTTTTGGGTACAGTCCGCGTTACAAAAGCCTTTATTCCGAGTTTTAGAGAACGCGGAACGGGCTTGTTTATTAATACAACTTCATCGGCGGGACTGATGGCTTTTCCTATGAGTTCGATGTACGACGCCAGCAAGTGGGCATTGGAGGGGTGGGCCGAGAGTCTGTCGTATGAGTTGGGCCAGTTTGGCATTGGCATCAAAAATATTGAACCGGGGATGGTGGCTACTGATATGGGGGAGCGAACCATTTTACCGTCTCACCCGGCCTATGATGACTTGGCCAGAAAGTTTTTTGCGGCCATTAGTAATTCCCATTATTCCACGGCTGAGCAAATTGCCGAAGTGGTGTATGAAGCGGCCACCGACGGGACGGATCGGTTGCGCTATGTTTGTGGTGACGATGCCAACACCATGTACACGCAGCGTCTGGCAGGTGGCGATGAAGCATTTCGAAAAGGGATCAGGCAACTGATGATGGCCGATTAG
- a CDS encoding ligand-binding sensor domain-containing protein, with amino-acid sequence MKYVLLYALVLLVAGYSSSKALTKNDLPKDTIKAKSKQLSTAYGSSHITRTIKQDRKGNIWLATFGGVYRYDGKSFTNVTSQVSSAHFFSVLEDRKGNFWFSTVGEGVYYYDGKSFQHFTTKEGLASNGVFDIYEDKAGTIWFGTGEGASRYDGKSFRTYKMHEGLPLTSDERRFLKDDNDVNSIIEDKTGKF; translated from the coding sequence ATGAAGTACGTACTCCTATATGCATTAGTCTTGCTGGTTGCTGGTTACTCGTCCAGTAAAGCACTCACCAAAAATGACCTGCCAAAAGACACAATCAAGGCCAAATCCAAACAGCTAAGTACAGCCTATGGATCTAGCCATATCACGCGTACCATCAAGCAAGATCGAAAGGGCAATATTTGGCTAGCAACCTTTGGTGGGGTGTATCGATATGATGGAAAATCGTTTACCAATGTGACCAGCCAAGTGAGTTCGGCCCATTTTTTTTCGGTTTTAGAAGATCGAAAAGGGAATTTCTGGTTTAGTACTGTTGGCGAAGGGGTTTATTATTACGATGGCAAGTCCTTTCAACATTTTACCACTAAGGAGGGGCTTGCCAGTAATGGGGTTTTTGATATTTACGAAGATAAAGCGGGGACTATTTGGTTCGGTACGGGAGAAGGAGCCAGCCGGTACGATGGCAAATCCTTTCGAACTTATAAGATGCATGAAGGTCTACCTTTAACATCGGACGAAAGACGCTTCCTGAAGGATGATAATGATGTTAATTCGATTATTGAAGATAAAACCGGGAAATTTTAG